The following are from one region of the Syngnathus acus chromosome 10, fSynAcu1.2, whole genome shotgun sequence genome:
- the si:ch73-335m24.2 gene encoding protein eva-1 homolog C isoform X1, producing the protein MQDEITTKESTMTALRRFGWFLCFLALRINTAHSAPDFSFYLHNVLKNHTAHACEGDTLTIECPARTSVAVLSAFFGRRVPQHYLCPSQKTNLTEDVECSSPVAIKKVLAECQDERSCQIPVLGPVFGHDPCPFTSKYLLVYYKCRPVHHRTRLVCENERLRLACKNDTVLAIYSATFGHLLHGSPLCPQGGGSLVDMECLSASALRRVSRRCHGRANCSVLVDTQTFGDPCFPDTRKHLRVSYTCVPRYLLENVGRGRTDPFMISDYTHGGWYTGPTYRPQNVLLTNFLEMVEKMLGVPERVALYFVSGICAGLVFLLCLFGVRSTLVKDVKELVSDLHDELKASSREHKDLTEDLYDNDELSLSDASSFRRLTQSYRMRDMLAPATLTLEMMAQGAEHTTELPNGDIWPHPNTNPYAIHQITNYN; encoded by the exons ATGCAAGACGAGATTACGACAAAAGAGAGCACAATGACAGCGCTAAGGAGGTTCGGCTGGTTTCTCTGTTTTTTGGCTTTGAGGATCAACACTGCCCATTCAGCCCCTGATTTCTCTT TTTATCTCCACAATGTTCTGAAGAACCACACGGCCCATGCTTGCGAAGGAGACACACTCACCATTGAGTGTCCCGCCAGGACGTCTGTGGCCGTCTTATCAGCCTTCTTTGGACGCCGCGTTCCTCAACACTATTTGTGTCCCAGCCAGAAGACAAATCTAACCGAGGACGTAGAGTGTTCTTCTCCGGTCGCTATCAAG AAAGTGCTGGCAGAGTGTCAGGATGAGCGGTCCTGTCAAATTCCTGTGCTTGGCCCCGTGTTTGGGCATGACCCCTGCCCATTCACCAGCAAGTACCTTTTAGTGTACTACAAGTGCAGACCAG TGCACCACCGAACGAGACTGGTGTGTGAGAATGAACGCTTGAGGCTGGCGTGCAAAAATGACACCGTGCTGGCCATCTACTCAGCCACCTTTGGACACCTGCTACATGGAAGCCCACTTTGTCCTCAGGGAGGGGGTTCATTGGTGGACATGG AGTGTTTGTCGGCATCCGCTCTGAGGAGGGTTTCTCGTCGATGTCACGGTCGAGCAAACTGTTCAGTGCTGGTTGACACTCAAACCTTTGGGGACCCGTGTTTCCCCGACACCAGGAAACACCTGCGAGTGTCCTACACTTGTG TGCCCAGGTATCTTTTGGAAAACGTCGGAAGAGGCAGAACAGATCCTTTCATGATTTCAGACTACACACATG GTGGATGGTACACTGGCCCCACCTACAGGCCTCAAAATGTGCTACTAACCAACTTTCTGGAGATGGTAGAAAAAATGTTGG GTGTGCCTGAGCGAGTGGCTCTGTATTTCGTCTCCGGGATCTGTGCCGGTCTGGTTTTCCTGCTCTGTCTCTTTGGAGTACGCTCCACATTGGTGAAAGACGTGAAAGAACTTGTGTCAGATCTGCACGATGAGCTGAAAGCATCGAGCAGAGAGCACAAGGACCTCACGGAAGACCTCTACGACAATGACGAACTCTCGCTCTCAGATGCTTCGTCGTTTCGTCGCCTCACTCAGTCGTACCGCATGAGGGATATGCTCGCTCCCGCTACGCTGACCTTGGAAATGATGGCACAGGGTGCTGAACACACCACAGAGCTGCCCAATGGAGATATTTGGCCACATCCAAACACCAATCCTTATGCCATTCACCAGATTACTAATTACAATTAA
- the si:ch73-335m24.2 gene encoding protein eva-1 homolog C isoform X2 produces the protein MQDEITTKESTMTALRRFGWFLCFLALRINTAHSAPDFSFYLHNVLKNHTAHACEGDTLTIECPARTSVAVLSAFFGRRVPQHYLCPSQKTNLTEDVECSSPVAIKKVLAECQDERSCQIPVLGPVFGHDPCPFTSKYLLVYYKCRPVHHRTRLVCENERLRLACKNDTVLAIYSATFGHLLHGSPLCPQGGGSLVDMECLSASALRRVSRRCHGRANCSVLVDTQTFGDPCFPDTRKHLRVSYTCVPRYLLENVGRGRTDPFMISDYTHGVPERVALYFVSGICAGLVFLLCLFGVRSTLVKDVKELVSDLHDELKASSREHKDLTEDLYDNDELSLSDASSFRRLTQSYRMRDMLAPATLTLEMMAQGAEHTTELPNGDIWPHPNTNPYAIHQITNYN, from the exons ATGCAAGACGAGATTACGACAAAAGAGAGCACAATGACAGCGCTAAGGAGGTTCGGCTGGTTTCTCTGTTTTTTGGCTTTGAGGATCAACACTGCCCATTCAGCCCCTGATTTCTCTT TTTATCTCCACAATGTTCTGAAGAACCACACGGCCCATGCTTGCGAAGGAGACACACTCACCATTGAGTGTCCCGCCAGGACGTCTGTGGCCGTCTTATCAGCCTTCTTTGGACGCCGCGTTCCTCAACACTATTTGTGTCCCAGCCAGAAGACAAATCTAACCGAGGACGTAGAGTGTTCTTCTCCGGTCGCTATCAAG AAAGTGCTGGCAGAGTGTCAGGATGAGCGGTCCTGTCAAATTCCTGTGCTTGGCCCCGTGTTTGGGCATGACCCCTGCCCATTCACCAGCAAGTACCTTTTAGTGTACTACAAGTGCAGACCAG TGCACCACCGAACGAGACTGGTGTGTGAGAATGAACGCTTGAGGCTGGCGTGCAAAAATGACACCGTGCTGGCCATCTACTCAGCCACCTTTGGACACCTGCTACATGGAAGCCCACTTTGTCCTCAGGGAGGGGGTTCATTGGTGGACATGG AGTGTTTGTCGGCATCCGCTCTGAGGAGGGTTTCTCGTCGATGTCACGGTCGAGCAAACTGTTCAGTGCTGGTTGACACTCAAACCTTTGGGGACCCGTGTTTCCCCGACACCAGGAAACACCTGCGAGTGTCCTACACTTGTG TGCCCAGGTATCTTTTGGAAAACGTCGGAAGAGGCAGAACAGATCCTTTCATGATTTCAGACTACACACATG GTGTGCCTGAGCGAGTGGCTCTGTATTTCGTCTCCGGGATCTGTGCCGGTCTGGTTTTCCTGCTCTGTCTCTTTGGAGTACGCTCCACATTGGTGAAAGACGTGAAAGAACTTGTGTCAGATCTGCACGATGAGCTGAAAGCATCGAGCAGAGAGCACAAGGACCTCACGGAAGACCTCTACGACAATGACGAACTCTCGCTCTCAGATGCTTCGTCGTTTCGTCGCCTCACTCAGTCGTACCGCATGAGGGATATGCTCGCTCCCGCTACGCTGACCTTGGAAATGATGGCACAGGGTGCTGAACACACCACAGAGCTGCCCAATGGAGATATTTGGCCACATCCAAACACCAATCCTTATGCCATTCACCAGATTACTAATTACAATTAA